In Sphingomonas panacisoli, one genomic interval encodes:
- a CDS encoding SDR family NAD(P)-dependent oxidoreductase has translation MTKKFEGQLALVTGASRGIGAATAKALAAEGAHVILTARTAGALEEVEEAIHAAGGTATIAPLDLTESDSIARLATAVSERWGALDILVLNAATLGSLSAVPAIDPGEFARVMTLNVSAQAAMIAAFDPALRKSDHARVIAMTSSVGRQPRAYWGAYGASKAAMETLVLAYGEEVEAVSNIRVAVIDPGATRTKMRERAYPGEDPTKVKPPEDVAARIVALIADDFESGHVERVG, from the coding sequence ATGACCAAGAAATTCGAAGGACAACTCGCGCTGGTGACCGGCGCGAGCCGCGGCATTGGTGCCGCGACAGCCAAAGCGCTGGCGGCCGAGGGCGCGCACGTCATCCTGACCGCGCGGACCGCGGGCGCGCTCGAGGAAGTCGAGGAAGCTATACACGCCGCCGGCGGCACCGCGACGATCGCGCCGCTGGACCTGACCGAAAGCGACAGCATCGCACGGCTGGCGACGGCGGTGAGCGAACGCTGGGGCGCACTCGACATTCTGGTGCTCAACGCCGCGACGCTCGGCTCGCTATCGGCGGTCCCGGCGATCGACCCAGGCGAATTCGCGCGCGTGATGACGCTCAACGTGTCTGCGCAGGCAGCCATGATCGCCGCGTTCGACCCGGCCTTGCGCAAGTCCGACCACGCCCGCGTGATCGCGATGACCTCCAGCGTCGGTCGCCAGCCGCGCGCCTATTGGGGCGCGTACGGCGCGTCGAAAGCGGCGATGGAGACGCTGGTGCTGGCCTATGGCGAAGAAGTCGAAGCCGTCAGCAATATCCGCGTCGCGGTGATCGATCCCGGCGCGACCCGCACCAAGATGCGCGAACGCGCCTATCCCGGCGAGGACCCAACCAAGGTCAAACCGCCCGAGGACGTCGCCGCGCGGATCGTCGCGCTGATCGCCGACGACTTCGAATCGGGCCATGTCGAGCGGGTCGGCTGA
- a CDS encoding SAM-dependent methyltransferase — protein MDARVQIQGRRGTGGPFAWIGRRVLARIDRGIAAGAITASLPGDVPRRVGGRVAGPEAIVILHSWRSLWRLATGGSAGWYEAWAAGEWESPDPVALFELFTLNRHTLARAARAQGLGRWLRRQWHRARHNDRAGAKRNIVEHYDLGNEFYELWLDPSMTYSSALFAAPDQSLEDAQNAKLQAIFDRTGCGPGDRILEIGCGWGSFAETAARAGAKVHGITLSGEQKAYAAERLARQDLAGEITLTDYRDVTGTYDGVASIEMVEAVGAEYWRDYLTTIARALKPGGRAAIQYISIDDAIYEDYASNVDFIQRYVFPGGMLLSESRFRAIAERVGLTWQDRHGFGRDYAETLQRWRAAFDAVVAAGSLPPRFDRRFIGLWRYYLMYCEGGFRGGAIDVAQVTLVKAG, from the coding sequence ATGGACGCGCGGGTGCAAATACAGGGGCGGCGCGGCACGGGCGGGCCGTTCGCGTGGATCGGGCGCCGTGTGCTCGCGCGGATCGATCGAGGGATCGCGGCCGGCGCGATAACGGCGTCGTTGCCCGGCGACGTGCCGCGGCGGGTCGGTGGTCGCGTAGCGGGCCCGGAAGCGATCGTCATCCTGCATTCGTGGCGGTCGCTATGGCGGCTGGCGACCGGGGGTTCTGCCGGATGGTACGAAGCGTGGGCGGCCGGCGAATGGGAGAGCCCCGACCCGGTCGCGCTGTTCGAGCTGTTCACGCTCAACCGCCATACGCTGGCGCGAGCGGCGCGGGCGCAGGGCCTGGGGCGCTGGCTGCGTCGGCAATGGCATCGCGCGCGGCACAACGACAGGGCGGGTGCCAAGCGCAACATCGTCGAGCATTACGACCTGGGCAACGAATTCTACGAGCTTTGGCTCGACCCGAGCATGACTTATTCGAGCGCGCTGTTCGCCGCGCCCGACCAATCGCTCGAGGATGCCCAGAATGCCAAGCTCCAGGCGATTTTCGATCGCACCGGGTGCGGGCCGGGCGATCGCATCCTCGAGATCGGCTGCGGCTGGGGTTCCTTCGCCGAAACCGCGGCGCGGGCTGGCGCGAAAGTCCATGGCATCACACTGTCGGGCGAGCAGAAGGCCTATGCGGCGGAGCGGTTGGCGCGCCAAGACCTGGCGGGCGAGATCACGCTGACCGACTATCGCGACGTGACCGGGACGTATGATGGCGTCGCCAGCATCGAGATGGTCGAAGCGGTCGGCGCGGAATATTGGCGCGACTATCTCACGACGATCGCTCGCGCGCTGAAGCCCGGCGGGCGCGCCGCGATCCAGTACATTTCCATCGACGACGCGATCTACGAAGACTATGCGAGCAACGTCGATTTCATCCAGCGCTACGTCTTTCCGGGCGGCATGCTACTGTCGGAAAGCCGCTTCCGCGCCATCGCCGAGCGCGTTGGCCTGACATGGCAGGACCGGCATGGCTTCGGGCGCGACTATGCCGAGACGCTGCAACGCTGGCGCGCGGCGTTCGACGCCGTCGTCGCTGCCGGGAGCTTGCCGCCGCGGTTCGATCGCCGGTTTATCGGGCTGTGGCGCTACTATTTGATGTATTGCGAGGGCGGCTTCCGCGGCGGCGCGATCGACGTCGCGCAGGTCACGTTGGTGAAGGCGGGTTGA
- a CDS encoding 2-oxoacid:ferredoxin oxidoreductase subunit beta, with product MNDMTPPAKSLPKDWETDQEVRWCPGCGDYAILKAVQRTMPEIGARPENTVFVSGIGCSSRFPYYMETYGFHTIHGRAPAVATGVKLANPELDVWIITGDGDALSIGGNHTMHLLRRNLNCQVLLFNNEIYGLTKGQYSPTSRVGTRSPSTPFGSVDRPATPCAFALGSGARFVARGIDVHKNLPMVLKAAYAHQGAAFVEIFQNCIVYNDDVFAAFTDKANSGNQMWVEHGQPLLFAGGTKGLTMDTDRLVLKVVDVVDGDWQAAHVAVHDQTNRGLAHMLVEMPFGAFPMALGVLYDDPAPTFDSAVVAQNKAAAEGKKPDLQKLLSQGQTWQVDKQPRVE from the coding sequence ATGAACGACATGACCCCGCCCGCAAAGTCGCTGCCCAAGGATTGGGAGACCGACCAGGAAGTACGCTGGTGTCCCGGTTGCGGCGACTATGCGATCCTGAAGGCGGTGCAGCGCACCATGCCGGAAATCGGCGCACGGCCGGAAAATACCGTGTTCGTCAGCGGTATCGGCTGTTCGTCGCGCTTTCCGTATTACATGGAGACCTACGGCTTCCATACCATCCACGGCCGTGCGCCGGCGGTGGCGACGGGGGTCAAGCTGGCCAATCCGGAGCTCGACGTGTGGATCATCACCGGCGACGGCGATGCGCTGTCGATCGGCGGCAACCATACGATGCACTTGCTGCGGCGGAACCTGAATTGCCAGGTGCTGCTGTTCAACAACGAGATCTACGGCCTGACCAAGGGGCAATATTCGCCGACGTCGCGCGTCGGGACGCGCAGTCCCTCGACGCCGTTCGGCTCGGTCGATCGTCCGGCGACGCCCTGTGCGTTCGCGCTGGGATCGGGCGCGCGGTTCGTCGCGCGCGGGATCGACGTACACAAGAACCTGCCGATGGTGCTGAAGGCGGCATACGCGCACCAGGGCGCGGCGTTCGTCGAGATCTTCCAGAACTGCATCGTCTACAATGACGACGTGTTCGCGGCGTTCACCGACAAGGCCAATTCGGGCAACCAGATGTGGGTCGAGCATGGCCAGCCTCTGCTGTTCGCAGGTGGTACCAAAGGGCTGACGATGGACACCGACCGGCTGGTGCTGAAGGTGGTCGATGTCGTCGATGGCGACTGGCAGGCAGCACATGTCGCGGTGCACGATCAGACCAATCGCGGCCTCGCGCACATGCTGGTCGAAATGCCGTTCGGTGCATTCCCGATGGCGCTCGGCGTGCTGTACGACGATCCCGCCCCGACCTTCGACAGCGCGGTGGTCGCGCAGAACAAGGCGGCGGCCGAGGGCAAGAAGCCCGACCTGCAGAAGCTGCTGAGCCAGGGCCAGACCTGGCAGGTCGATAAGCAACCGCGCGTCGAATAG
- the hisI gene encoding phosphoribosyl-AMP cyclohydrolase, producing the protein MTDSRETGLALDPKWSAEGLITAVVTDGDSGAVLMVAHMNAEALRATVDSGEAVFWSRSRGELWRKGATSGNTMRVREVRIDCDQDAVWLIVDAAGPACHTGERSCFYRRITGDALESVA; encoded by the coding sequence ATGACCGACTCGCGCGAAACAGGGCTGGCGCTCGATCCTAAATGGAGTGCCGAGGGGTTGATCACCGCAGTGGTCACCGATGGCGATTCGGGCGCGGTCCTGATGGTCGCGCACATGAACGCCGAGGCATTGCGCGCCACAGTCGATAGCGGCGAGGCGGTGTTCTGGTCGCGCAGCCGGGGCGAATTGTGGCGAAAGGGCGCGACGTCGGGCAACACGATGCGCGTGCGCGAGGTGCGGATCGATTGCGACCAGGATGCGGTGTGGCTGATCGTCGATGCCGCCGGGCCGGCGTGCCATACCGGCGAGCGGTCGTGCTTCTATCGGCGGATTACTGGCGACGCGTTGGAATCTGTCGCGTGA
- a CDS encoding MerR family transcriptional regulator, producing the protein MPWVPSNAAIEPLPDQESFSISDLSCEFGVTARALRFYEDEGLIAPERRGTQRVYSHRDRARLAWILRGKRVGFSLTDIRELIDLYDIGDGRRTQRQRTIDRCHTKIDALMAQKHDIDAAIAELTEFTALLEAARDNDKD; encoded by the coding sequence ATGCCGTGGGTCCCGTCCAACGCCGCGATCGAGCCGCTCCCCGATCAGGAGAGCTTTTCGATCTCCGATCTGTCGTGCGAATTCGGCGTCACCGCGCGCGCGCTTCGTTTCTACGAGGACGAAGGGCTGATCGCCCCCGAACGCCGCGGCACGCAGCGCGTCTATTCGCATCGCGACCGTGCGCGGCTCGCCTGGATATTGCGCGGCAAGCGCGTGGGCTTCTCGCTGACCGACATTCGCGAGTTGATCGACCTGTACGATATTGGCGACGGCCGCCGCACGCAGCGCCAGCGCACGATCGATCGCTGCCACACCAAGATCGACGCGCTGATGGCGCAGAAGCACGATATCGACGCCGCGATCGCCGAACTGACCGAATTTACCGCGCTGCTCGAAGCCGCGCGCGACAACGATAAGGACTGA
- a CDS encoding 2-oxoacid:acceptor oxidoreductase subunit alpha — MATAAHEVTPTEASANPPAESIVVRFAGDSGDGMQLTGGQFTLSTALAGNDLATFPDFPAEIRAPLGTLFGVSAFQINFGSTAIETAGDELDVLVAMNPAALKTNVDALKLGGLIIADSGEFTERNLAKAKYDANPIDDGSLAKWQVLAFNISQLTLDAVKPFGLGNKEALRCKNMWTLGLALWMFDRDRQPLIDWLKAKFAKNPTLAEANIAAINAGHAYGETAEISGPLTQHHVAAAPAEPGLYRTVTGAEAISMGLVAGAQLADLPMFFGGYPITPASAILHHLSRLKEFGVTTFQAEDEIAAVASAIGASYAGQLGVTSSSGPGIALKGEAIGLAIMTELPLVVVNSQRGGPSTGLPTKTEQSDLYQAVYGRNGDAPMPVIAARSAADCFEVAIEACRIATEYMTPVMLLTDGYIANAAEPWKVPEVNAYAPFPVKFTTEVPSDGFKPYARDNKLARPWVKPGTPGLLHRIGGIEKAQGTGNIDYSPANHQAMTDTRQAKVAGIKVPDQTVELGNERGKLAVVGWGSTFGPIHQAVRRARRKGLDVSHIHIRHIWPLPANLGALLKGFDKVLVPEMNTGQLKTVLRDQYLVDAKPLNKVSGQPFRIVEIEAAIAAMLDGGGGGEVPADNTELPSIKAVNP, encoded by the coding sequence ATGGCGACCGCCGCCCACGAAGTGACGCCCACGGAGGCGTCGGCCAATCCACCCGCAGAATCGATCGTCGTCCGCTTTGCCGGGGATTCCGGCGATGGGATGCAGTTGACCGGTGGGCAGTTCACGCTGTCCACCGCGCTGGCGGGCAACGACCTGGCGACCTTCCCCGATTTCCCGGCGGAGATCCGTGCGCCGCTCGGTACGCTGTTCGGCGTCTCCGCCTTCCAGATCAATTTCGGCTCGACCGCGATCGAGACGGCGGGCGACGAGCTCGACGTGCTGGTCGCGATGAACCCGGCCGCGCTCAAGACCAACGTCGATGCGCTCAAGCTAGGCGGGCTGATCATCGCCGACAGCGGCGAGTTCACCGAGCGCAACCTGGCTAAGGCGAAGTACGACGCCAATCCGATCGACGACGGTAGCCTGGCGAAATGGCAGGTGCTGGCGTTCAACATCTCGCAGTTGACGCTCGACGCGGTGAAGCCGTTTGGGCTCGGCAACAAGGAAGCGCTGCGCTGCAAGAATATGTGGACGCTGGGGTTGGCGCTCTGGATGTTCGACCGTGATCGCCAGCCGCTGATCGATTGGCTGAAGGCAAAGTTCGCGAAGAACCCGACGCTGGCCGAGGCGAACATCGCCGCGATCAACGCCGGGCACGCTTATGGCGAAACGGCGGAGATTTCCGGCCCGCTGACCCAGCACCATGTCGCCGCCGCACCGGCTGAGCCTGGCCTGTATCGGACGGTGACCGGCGCCGAGGCGATCTCGATGGGGCTGGTCGCAGGCGCGCAACTCGCCGATCTGCCGATGTTCTTCGGCGGCTATCCGATCACGCCGGCATCGGCGATCTTGCATCACCTGTCGCGTCTGAAGGAGTTCGGCGTCACCACCTTCCAGGCGGAGGACGAGATCGCCGCGGTCGCCTCGGCGATCGGTGCGTCCTATGCAGGGCAACTCGGCGTCACCTCGTCGTCGGGGCCGGGCATCGCGCTGAAGGGCGAAGCGATCGGGCTCGCGATCATGACGGAACTGCCGCTGGTGGTAGTCAATTCGCAGCGCGGCGGCCCGTCGACCGGCCTGCCGACGAAGACCGAGCAGTCCGACCTCTATCAGGCGGTCTATGGCCGTAACGGCGATGCGCCTATGCCGGTGATCGCCGCGCGATCGGCTGCCGATTGTTTTGAAGTGGCGATCGAGGCGTGCCGCATCGCAACCGAATACATGACGCCGGTGATGCTGCTGACCGACGGCTATATCGCCAACGCCGCAGAGCCCTGGAAGGTGCCGGAGGTCAACGCCTATGCGCCGTTCCCGGTCAAGTTCACGACCGAGGTGCCGAGCGACGGATTCAAACCTTATGCCCGCGACAACAAGCTCGCGCGGCCCTGGGTGAAGCCCGGCACGCCTGGTCTGCTCCACCGGATCGGCGGGATCGAGAAGGCGCAGGGAACGGGCAACATCGACTACTCCCCGGCTAATCACCAGGCGATGACCGACACGCGTCAGGCGAAGGTCGCGGGGATCAAGGTGCCCGACCAAACGGTCGAACTCGGTAATGAGCGCGGCAAGCTGGCGGTCGTTGGTTGGGGTTCGACCTTCGGGCCCATCCACCAGGCGGTGCGGCGTGCGCGGCGCAAGGGGCTCGACGTCAGCCACATCCACATCAGGCACATCTGGCCGCTGCCGGCGAACCTTGGCGCGTTGCTCAAGGGCTTTGACAAGGTGCTGGTGCCGGAGATGAACACCGGCCAGCTCAAGACCGTGCTGCGCGACCAGTACCTCGTCGATGCCAAGCCGCTCAACAAGGTGTCGGGCCAGCCGTTCCGCATCGTCGAGATCGAAGCCGCGATCGCGGCGATGCTCGACGGCGGTGGCGGCGGTGAAGTCCCCGCCGACAACACCGAATTGCCCTCGATCAAGGCAGTGAACCCATGA
- a CDS encoding cryptochrome/photolyase family protein has product MSDPVILWLRQDLRLADQPALAAAVHDGPVVPVYVLDDDTPKHRKMGAASRWWLHHSLDSLDRDLREKGSRLILRRGKCDEELAKVAEEVGAGTVHAIRHYEPWWRNAERAVAKRLDLQCHDGNYLAPPGSVVTGGGQPYKIYTPFWRALNEVMPPRHSLNRPRDIHAPGKWPGSDKLADWDLLPTKPDWATGFGKEWTPGEGGAHDRVDDFVDEVADYDERRNLPSVEGSSRLSPHLHFGEVSPGYVWHRLADKRADVFLKELAWRDYAQNVILQLPDYASKNGRERFDDLPWRTSKADLRAWQQGRTGYPIVDAGMRQLWGSGWMHNRVRMIAASFLIKHLLIDWREGEKWFWDTLVDADYGNNSVNWQWVAGTGIDANMWGRIMAPLVQSEKFDAGDYIREWVPELRDLPDEQIHDPEHRPDGYPDKIIGHREARERALAAGRKVR; this is encoded by the coding sequence GTGAGCGATCCCGTCATCCTCTGGCTGCGGCAGGATCTGCGGCTGGCCGACCAGCCGGCGCTGGCGGCGGCGGTGCATGACGGGCCGGTGGTGCCGGTCTACGTCCTCGACGACGACACGCCGAAGCATCGTAAGATGGGGGCGGCGTCGCGGTGGTGGTTGCATCACAGCCTCGACAGCCTCGACAGGGATCTGCGGGAGAAGGGATCGCGGCTGATCCTGCGGCGCGGGAAATGCGACGAGGAACTGGCCAAGGTCGCGGAAGAGGTCGGCGCGGGTACCGTCCATGCCATCCGCCACTACGAGCCGTGGTGGCGCAACGCCGAGCGGGCGGTGGCGAAGCGGCTCGATCTGCAGTGCCATGACGGCAATTACCTCGCGCCGCCGGGGTCCGTAGTGACGGGCGGTGGCCAGCCCTACAAGATCTACACGCCGTTCTGGCGCGCGCTGAACGAGGTGATGCCGCCGCGGCACTCGCTCAACCGACCGCGCGACATTCATGCGCCGGGTAAATGGCCCGGGAGCGACAAGCTGGCCGATTGGGACCTGCTGCCGACCAAGCCCGATTGGGCGACCGGCTTCGGCAAGGAATGGACGCCGGGCGAGGGCGGCGCGCACGACCGCGTGGACGATTTCGTCGATGAGGTCGCGGATTATGACGAGCGCCGCAATCTGCCGTCGGTCGAAGGCAGTTCGCGCCTGTCGCCGCACCTTCATTTCGGCGAGGTTTCGCCCGGCTATGTCTGGCATCGGCTGGCCGACAAGCGAGCCGATGTGTTCCTGAAGGAACTGGCGTGGCGCGATTATGCGCAGAACGTCATCCTGCAACTGCCCGACTACGCCTCGAAGAACGGCCGCGAGCGGTTCGATGACTTGCCGTGGCGCACGTCCAAAGCCGATCTCCGTGCCTGGCAGCAAGGGCGCACCGGCTACCCCATCGTCGATGCCGGGATGCGCCAGCTCTGGGGGAGCGGGTGGATGCACAACCGCGTCCGGATGATCGCCGCGAGCTTCCTGATCAAGCACCTGCTGATCGACTGGCGCGAGGGTGAGAAGTGGTTCTGGGACACGCTGGTCGATGCCGATTACGGCAACAACAGCGTCAACTGGCAGTGGGTCGCCGGGACCGGGATCGACGCGAACATGTGGGGCCGCATCATGGCGCCGTTGGTCCAGTCGGAGAAGTTCGACGCGGGGGATTATATCCGCGAATGGGTGCCCGAATTGCGTGACTTGCCCGACGAGCAGATCCACGATCCGGAACATCGGCCCGACGGCTATCCCGACAAGATCATCGGCCACCGCGAAGCGCGCGAGCGAGCGCTGGCGGCGGGGCGCAAGGTGCGCTGA
- a CDS encoding histone deacetylase encodes MIAVVHHPDYVAPGQPRSGYQWNKNGAIRDLLRAAGGAIAWFEPEAMAREWIEAAHDPEYVAEVIEARVPREKERRIGFPVNATVARRAQIVPGGTYLAAKLALERGYAANSAGGSHHALADTGAGYCVFNDLAIAAIRLAEEGRRVLIVDCDVHQGDGTAALTAGRPGIATYSIHAAKNFPARKARSTLDVPLVDGVGDDEYLDTLKATLAPVLDGEQPDMILYQAGIDPFEGDRLGRLKLTDDGLARRERLVARLAIDRRIPLASTVGGGYGDDVLAIARRHVAAILTLGQAFADGWQRTVCTQA; translated from the coding sequence ATGATCGCGGTCGTCCATCACCCGGATTATGTCGCGCCCGGCCAGCCGCGGTCGGGCTATCAGTGGAACAAGAACGGCGCGATCCGCGATCTGTTGCGCGCGGCAGGCGGTGCGATCGCATGGTTCGAGCCCGAGGCGATGGCCCGCGAGTGGATCGAGGCGGCGCACGATCCGGAATATGTCGCCGAGGTGATCGAGGCCCGCGTTCCCCGCGAGAAGGAACGGCGGATCGGCTTTCCGGTCAACGCGACGGTCGCACGGCGCGCGCAGATCGTGCCGGGCGGGACATACCTCGCGGCCAAGCTGGCGCTGGAGCGCGGCTATGCGGCGAACAGTGCTGGCGGGAGTCATCATGCGCTGGCGGATACCGGCGCGGGCTATTGCGTGTTCAACGACCTCGCCATCGCCGCGATCCGGCTGGCGGAAGAGGGGCGTCGCGTGCTGATCGTCGATTGCGATGTGCATCAAGGCGACGGTACCGCGGCGTTGACGGCGGGACGGCCGGGCATCGCGACTTATTCGATCCACGCGGCGAAGAACTTCCCGGCGCGCAAAGCGCGGTCGACACTCGACGTGCCGCTGGTCGATGGGGTGGGAGACGACGAGTATCTCGACACGCTCAAGGCGACGCTGGCGCCGGTGCTCGACGGCGAGCAGCCCGACATGATCCTCTATCAGGCCGGGATCGATCCATTCGAGGGTGATCGGCTGGGTAGGCTCAAGCTGACCGACGACGGTCTGGCCCGCCGCGAGCGCCTCGTCGCCCGCCTCGCGATCGATCGCCGCATCCCGCTCGCAAGCACGGTCGGTGGCGGGTACGGCGACGACGTCCTCGCGATCGCCCGCCGTCACGTCGCCGCGATCCTCACCTTGGGACAGGCGTTCGCCGACGGGTGGCAAAGAACGGTTTGCACACAGGCGTAA
- the purF gene encoding amidophosphoribosyltransferase produces MLTTNPFEDDKLREECGIFGVSGADGASALVALGLHALQHRGQEAAGVTSWDGAHFHSHRAMGHVAGNFDREEVMGALRGQVACGHVRYSTTGETALRNVQPLYAELATGGFAVAHNGNISNAMFLRDDLVARGAIFQSTSDTEVILHLVATSSYRDPLDKFIDALRRVEGAYSLIVMTPNAMVACRDPLGIRPLVMGRLDDAYIFASETVALDVVGAEYVRSIEPGELVIVENGKLRSLRPFGETRARPCIFEWVYFSRPDSIAGDQSVYSVRKAIGAQLAIESPVEADLVIPVPDSGVPAALGYAQQSGIPFELGIIRSHYVGRTFIQPGDQIRRLGVKLKHNANRALIEGKSIILVDDSIVRGTTSLKIVEMMREAGAREVHMRIASPPTTNSCFYGVDTPEREKLLASRFSVEGMTDFIHADSLAFVSIDGLYKALGEAGRNDMAPRYCDACFTGDYPTRLTDHDAIDQLALHEAAE; encoded by the coding sequence ATGCTGACGACCAATCCGTTCGAGGACGACAAGCTCCGCGAGGAATGCGGCATATTCGGCGTGTCCGGTGCGGATGGCGCGTCGGCGCTCGTCGCGCTCGGTCTGCACGCGCTTCAGCACCGCGGCCAGGAAGCGGCCGGTGTCACCAGCTGGGACGGCGCGCATTTCCACAGTCACCGCGCGATGGGCCATGTCGCGGGTAATTTCGACCGCGAAGAAGTGATGGGTGCGCTGCGTGGCCAGGTCGCCTGCGGTCATGTCCGCTACTCGACCACCGGCGAGACGGCGTTGCGCAACGTCCAGCCGCTTTATGCCGAACTCGCGACCGGCGGGTTCGCGGTCGCGCATAACGGCAATATTTCCAACGCGATGTTCCTGCGCGACGATCTGGTCGCGCGCGGCGCGATCTTCCAATCGACCAGCGATACGGAGGTGATTCTCCATCTCGTCGCGACCAGCAGCTATCGCGACCCGCTCGACAAGTTCATCGACGCATTACGCCGGGTCGAGGGCGCCTATTCGCTGATCGTGATGACCCCGAACGCGATGGTCGCCTGCCGCGATCCGCTGGGCATCCGCCCGTTGGTGATGGGCCGCCTCGACGATGCCTACATTTTTGCGTCCGAGACGGTCGCACTCGATGTCGTCGGCGCGGAATATGTCCGCTCGATCGAGCCGGGCGAGCTCGTCATCGTCGAAAACGGCAAGCTCCGCTCGCTCCGCCCGTTCGGCGAGACGCGCGCGCGTCCGTGCATCTTCGAATGGGTCTATTTCTCGCGCCCCGACTCGATTGCAGGCGACCAATCGGTCTATTCGGTGCGGAAAGCGATCGGCGCGCAACTCGCGATCGAATCGCCGGTCGAGGCCGACCTCGTCATCCCGGTCCCCGATTCGGGCGTGCCCGCCGCACTCGGCTACGCCCAGCAATCGGGCATTCCGTTCGAACTCGGCATCATCCGCTCGCATTATGTCGGGCGCACCTTCATCCAGCCCGGCGACCAGATCCGACGGCTCGGCGTCAAACTGAAGCACAACGCCAATCGCGCGCTGATCGAGGGCAAATCGATCATCCTGGTCGACGATTCGATCGTCCGCGGCACCACCAGCCTCAAAATCGTCGAGATGATGCGCGAAGCTGGCGCCCGCGAGGTCCACATGCGCATCGCCAGCCCGCCGACGACCAATAGCTGCTTCTACGGTGTCGATACGCCCGAGCGCGAGAAGCTGCTCGCGTCGCGCTTCAGCGTCGAGGGCATGACCGACTTCATCCATGCCGACAGCCTGGCGTTCGTCAGCATCGACGGGCTCTACAAGGCGCTCGGCGAGGCCGGCCGAAACGACATGGCGCCGCGCTATTGCGACGCCTGTTTCACCGGGGATTACCCCACCCGCCTGACCGATCACGACGCGATCGACCAATTGGCCCTCCACGAAGCCGCGGAATAA